From the genome of Triticum aestivum cultivar Chinese Spring chromosome 3B, IWGSC CS RefSeq v2.1, whole genome shotgun sequence, one region includes:
- the LOC123072781 gene encoding disease resistance protein Pik-2 isoform X1, with translation MEVTAISIGKSVLSGALNYAQSAVAKEVSLQLGVQRDHSFIRAELEMMQSFLMAAHDERDDNKVVKTWVKQVCDVSYSVEDCLLDFAVRLERQSWWCLSRKVLARRYVANQMKDLRAEVEEVRQRNQRYHLIKGSSSKSTSAIGQPIISGATMSAANEARLPRQKAKMDLLMLIDCKDVALRVIALWGTSSTDLGEMSIMKSIYEDPMIHKNFDCYAWITLMCPFNQTDFIQSIIRQIYVNSLQETGEEGKSAIGAQVLKMMVTLKEDGLAHEFKRYLNFKSYLIVLNGISTIEEWDCIKTCFPNNKKGSRIIVSTEQIEVVSLCIGAEDEALMHKKLLADQSLYAFYKKVSQEGRDSAEKGSISCIVPTAVENSTHKNILTRTETMATLEESRLIGRGNQKEEIINLISNKDLNHFHVFSLWGMGGIGKTTLVTDIYQTQEISSMFDKRACVTVMRPFNPATLIGSLAMQFGGKNGTDLRRCLEERRCLLVLDDLWSIEEWNAIKQYLPETAASCIIVTTREENIAKHCSKDERNIYKLNHLDHVDACTLFTKKVFKEIVNLDEQYPELVEQAKLILKKCRGLPLALVTIGGFLANQPKTAVEWRKMNDHISAELEMNPELEIIKAILMKSYDGLPYYLKACFLYLAIFPEDQQIARRRLVRRWIAEGYSSKVRGKSVEEVLDSYFMELISRSMILPSQQSIHSRKGIDSCHVHDLIREIAISKSMEENLVFTLEEGCSLNNQGIVRHLAVSSNWKGDQCEFENLVDLSRIRSLTVFGNWRPFYISDKMRLLRVLDLEGQWDLVDHHLEHIGKLVHLRYLSLRGHYNIFHLPNSLGNLRQLQTLDISGTSIMKLPRTIIKIEKMQRILASGVGQYHFDIYQRANKWSLKSLPLYSVRCCVACCAPNRLGRQFKLNDGALNRRDVCTAFCCSILPYYVAGGRNPGTVEVPSGIWKLKTLHTLGTVDISVGRTVLQDIKRLTRLRKLGLAGINKRNSQELCSAIACLNSLESLSLQSHGETGLSGCLDGMSSPPENLQSLKLYGNLDKLPEWIQGLKNLVKLKLEWLSISEHDVAMQVLGNLPNLATLRLLGCSFSGEEVRFSLCGDAFPTLKVLELNCVRNLKSVEFEEGAAPKLELLQYSKLSSDSVRLFCGLPLLPSLKEFMLDWRDWHDTELGEYLRGQLAENENRPVLKMWDPKS, from the exons ATGGAGGTGACGGCCATCAGCATTGGCAAGTCCGTGTTGAGCGGGGCGCTCAACTATGCCCAGTCTGCCGTTGCCAAGGAGGTGTCTCTGCAGCTTGGTGTCCAGCGTGACCACTCCTTCATCAGGGCCGAGCTCGAGATGATGCAGTCATTCCTGATGGCTGCACACGATGAGCGAGACGACAATAAGGTGGTCAAGACTTGGGTGAAACAAGTCTGCGATGTGTCCTACTCCGTCGAGGACTGCCTCCTGGATTTTGCTGTCCGTCTTGAGAGGCAATCTTGGTGGTGTCTCTCTCGGAAGGTGCTAGCCCGCCGTTATGTGGCGAACCAGATGAAGGACCTCAGAGCTGAGGTGGAGGAGGTCAGACAGAGGAACCAACGTTACCACCTCATCAAGGGCTCTAGCTCCAAGTCTACCTCCGCTATTGGGCAGCCTATCATCTCCGGTGCGACAATGTCTGCCGCCAATGAGGCAAGGCTACCACGGCAGAAAGCAAAAATGGATCTCCTCATGTTGATTGATTGCAAGGATGTGGCACTTAGGGTGATAGCATTGTGGGGCACAAGTAGTACTGATCTGGGGGAGATGTCCATCATGAAAAGTATATATGAAGATCCCATGATACACAAGAATTTTGATTGCTATGCTTGGATCACATTGATGTGTCCTTTCAATCAGACAGATTTCATTCAAAGCATTATTAGGCAAATTTATGTTAATTCTCTTCAAGAGACAGGAGAAGAAGGAAAATCAGCTATTGGGGCCCAAGTTTTGAAGATGATGGTGACATTGAAAGAAGATGGTTTGGCTCATGAGTTCAAGAGATATTTGAATTTCAAGAGTTACCTAATTGTACTCAATGGCATAAGCACCATTGAAGAGTGGGATTGCATTAAAACATGTTTCCCAAACAACAAGAAAGGAAGTCGAATCATAGTATCTACTGAGCAAATTGAAGTTGTGAGCTTATGCATAGGAGCAGAGGATGAAGCTCTAATGCATAAGAAGTTACTCGCTGATCAGTCTCTTTATGCTTTCTACAAGAAG GTATCTCAGGAGGGAAGGGATTCAGCGGAAAAAGGGTCCATCTCATGCATAGTCCCTACCGCTGTTGAAAACTCTACACACAAGAACATCCTCACCCGGACGGAGACAATGGCTACTCTAGAGGAATCTCGTCTCATTGGGAGAGGGAATCAAAAAGAGGAAATCATCAATCTAATCTCGAATAAAGATCTCAACCATTTTCATGTGTTCTCCTTGTGGGGAATGGGTGGTATTGGGAAAACAACACTAGTGACAGATATTTATCAAACCCAAGAGATTAGTAGCATGTTTGATAAGCGTGCTTGTGTCACGGTCATGCGTCCTTTCAATCCAGCAACACTCATTGGGAGCTTAGCTATGCAATTTGGAGGTAAAAATGGGACAGATTTAAGGAGATGCTTAGAAGAAAGGAGATGtttgcttgttcttgatgattTGTGGTCCATAGAAGAGTGGAATGCTATAAAACAATATTTGCCAGAAACGGCAGCAAGTTGCATAATAGTCACCACAAGGGAAGAGAATATAGCGAAGCACTGCTCCAAGGATGAAAGAAATATATACAAGCTCAACCATTTGGATCATGTTGATGCATGTACCCTCTTCACCAAAAAG GTATTTAAGGAGATCGTAAATTTGGATGAGCAATATCCAGAGTTGGTTGAACAAGCAAAACTGATATTGAAGAAGTGCAGAGGACTTCCCCTTGCACTAGTCACCATAGGTGGATTCCTGGCAAACCAACCAAAAACTGCTGTCGAATGGAGAAAAATGAATGACCATATCAGTGCTGAGTTGGAGATGAATCCAGAACTTGAGATCATAAAAGCAATCCTTATGAAAAGCTATGATGGTTTACCCTATTACCTCAAGGCTTGTTTCTTGTATCTGGCCATCTTTCCTGAAGACCAGCAGATTGCACGGAGACGCTTAGTTCGTCGGTGGATTGCAGAGGGTTACTCAAGTAAGGTGCGTGGCAAGTCTGTGGAGGAAGTATTGGACTCTTACTTCATGGAACTCATAAGCAGGAGCATGATCTTACCATCTCAACAGTCAATTCATAGTAGGAAAGGAATTGACTCCTGCCATGTGCATGATCTCATTCGTGAAATTGCCATCTCAAAGTCTATGGAGGAAAATCTTGTTTTCACATTGGAGGAAGGGTGCAGTTTGAACAACCAAGGCATAGTGCGTCATCTTGCTGTAAGCAGCAACTGGAAAGGGGATCAGTGTGAGTTTGAGAATTTGGTAGACTTGTCCCGTATACGATCATTGACTGTATTTGGAAATTGGAGGCCATTTTACATTTCTGATAAGATGAGGTTGCTCCGAGTGCTGGATTTGGAAGGCCAGTGGGATCTAGTTGATCATCATCTTGAGCACATTGGGAAGCTTGTACATCTTAGATATCTTTCTCTAAGGGGACATTATAATATATTTCACCTGCCAAATTCATTGGGGAACCTGAGACAACTCCAGACACTAGATATTTCAGGTACCAGCATAATGAAGCTACCAAGGACCATCATCAAGATTGAGAAGATGCAACGCATTCTTGCTAGTGGTGTAGGACAGTATCATTTTGATATATATCAACGTGCAAATAAGTGGTCCCTAAAGAGTTTACCTTTATATTCAGTGCGTTGTTGTGTGGCATGTTGTGCACCTAATAGGCTGGGAAGGCAATTTAAACTTAACGATGGTGCACTTAACAGGCGTGATGTATGCACTGCGTTCTGTTGTAGCATATTACCTTATTATGTGGCAGGAGGACGAAATCCAGGTACTGTTGAAGTGCCAAGTGGGATTTGGAAACTGAAGACCCTGCATACACTTGGTACCGTGGACATATCAGTGGGGAGGACTGTTCTCCAAGATATAAAAAGGCTGACCCGGTTACGCAAGTTAGGATTGGCAGGCATCAACAAGAGAAACAGTCAAGAGTTGTGTTCAGCAATTGCTTGTCTCAACAGCCTGGAGTCATTGTCACTGCAATCACATGGAGAGACAGGTTTATCAGGCTGCTTGGATGGCATGTCGTCACCTCCAGAAAACCTGCAGAGCCTCAAGTTATACGGCAACCTGGATAAACTGCCGGAGTGGATCCAGGGGCTCAAAAATCTGGTGAAGCTGAAGCTAGAGTGGTTGAGTATATCGGAGCATGATGTGGCCATGCAAGTCCTTGGGAATCTACCAAACCTGGCCACCCTACGTCTATTGGGTTGCTCGTTCAGTGGTGAAGAGGTTCGTTTCAGTTTATGTGGGGATGCATTCCCGACACTGAAGGTGCTAGAGCTGAATTGCGTAAGGAACCTCAAGTCGGTGGAATTTGAAGAAGGAGCAGCCCCTAAGCTTGAGTTGCTGCAGTATTCTAAACTGAGCAGTGACAGTGTTAGGTTGTTCTGTGGGTTACCACTTCTCCCAAGCCTCAAGGAATTTATGCTTGATTGGAGGGACTGGCATGATACAGAGTTGGGGGAGTACTTGCGTGGCCAGCTCGCAGAGAATGAAAACCGGCCCGTTTTGAAGATGTGGGATCCGAAATCCTAG
- the LOC123072781 gene encoding disease resistance protein Pik-2 isoform X2 yields the protein MEVTAISIGKSVLSGALNYAQSAVAKEVSLQLGVQRDHSFIRAELEMMQSFLMAAHDERDDNKVVKTWVKQVCDVSYSVEDCLLDFAVRLERQSWWCLSRKVLARRYVANQMKDLRAEVEEVRQRNQRYHLIKGSSSKSTSAIGQPIISGATMSAANEARLPRQKAKMDLLMLIDCKDVALRVIALWGTSSTDLGEMSIMKSIYEDPMIHKNFDCYAWITLMCPFNQTDFIQSIIRQIYVNSLQETGEEGKSAIGAQVLKMMVTLKEDGLAHEFKRYLNFKSYLIVLNGISTIEEWDCIKTCFPNNKKGSRIIVSTEQIEVVSLCIGAEDEALMHKKLLADQSLYAFYKKVFKEIVNLDEQYPELVEQAKLILKKCRGLPLALVTIGGFLANQPKTAVEWRKMNDHISAELEMNPELEIIKAILMKSYDGLPYYLKACFLYLAIFPEDQQIARRRLVRRWIAEGYSSKVRGKSVEEVLDSYFMELISRSMILPSQQSIHSRKGIDSCHVHDLIREIAISKSMEENLVFTLEEGCSLNNQGIVRHLAVSSNWKGDQCEFENLVDLSRIRSLTVFGNWRPFYISDKMRLLRVLDLEGQWDLVDHHLEHIGKLVHLRYLSLRGHYNIFHLPNSLGNLRQLQTLDISGTSIMKLPRTIIKIEKMQRILASGVGQYHFDIYQRANKWSLKSLPLYSVRCCVACCAPNRLGRQFKLNDGALNRRDVCTAFCCSILPYYVAGGRNPGTVEVPSGIWKLKTLHTLGTVDISVGRTVLQDIKRLTRLRKLGLAGINKRNSQELCSAIACLNSLESLSLQSHGETGLSGCLDGMSSPPENLQSLKLYGNLDKLPEWIQGLKNLVKLKLEWLSISEHDVAMQVLGNLPNLATLRLLGCSFSGEEVRFSLCGDAFPTLKVLELNCVRNLKSVEFEEGAAPKLELLQYSKLSSDSVRLFCGLPLLPSLKEFMLDWRDWHDTELGEYLRGQLAENENRPVLKMWDPKS from the exons ATGGAGGTGACGGCCATCAGCATTGGCAAGTCCGTGTTGAGCGGGGCGCTCAACTATGCCCAGTCTGCCGTTGCCAAGGAGGTGTCTCTGCAGCTTGGTGTCCAGCGTGACCACTCCTTCATCAGGGCCGAGCTCGAGATGATGCAGTCATTCCTGATGGCTGCACACGATGAGCGAGACGACAATAAGGTGGTCAAGACTTGGGTGAAACAAGTCTGCGATGTGTCCTACTCCGTCGAGGACTGCCTCCTGGATTTTGCTGTCCGTCTTGAGAGGCAATCTTGGTGGTGTCTCTCTCGGAAGGTGCTAGCCCGCCGTTATGTGGCGAACCAGATGAAGGACCTCAGAGCTGAGGTGGAGGAGGTCAGACAGAGGAACCAACGTTACCACCTCATCAAGGGCTCTAGCTCCAAGTCTACCTCCGCTATTGGGCAGCCTATCATCTCCGGTGCGACAATGTCTGCCGCCAATGAGGCAAGGCTACCACGGCAGAAAGCAAAAATGGATCTCCTCATGTTGATTGATTGCAAGGATGTGGCACTTAGGGTGATAGCATTGTGGGGCACAAGTAGTACTGATCTGGGGGAGATGTCCATCATGAAAAGTATATATGAAGATCCCATGATACACAAGAATTTTGATTGCTATGCTTGGATCACATTGATGTGTCCTTTCAATCAGACAGATTTCATTCAAAGCATTATTAGGCAAATTTATGTTAATTCTCTTCAAGAGACAGGAGAAGAAGGAAAATCAGCTATTGGGGCCCAAGTTTTGAAGATGATGGTGACATTGAAAGAAGATGGTTTGGCTCATGAGTTCAAGAGATATTTGAATTTCAAGAGTTACCTAATTGTACTCAATGGCATAAGCACCATTGAAGAGTGGGATTGCATTAAAACATGTTTCCCAAACAACAAGAAAGGAAGTCGAATCATAGTATCTACTGAGCAAATTGAAGTTGTGAGCTTATGCATAGGAGCAGAGGATGAAGCTCTAATGCATAAGAAGTTACTCGCTGATCAGTCTCTTTATGCTTTCTACAAGAAG GTATTTAAGGAGATCGTAAATTTGGATGAGCAATATCCAGAGTTGGTTGAACAAGCAAAACTGATATTGAAGAAGTGCAGAGGACTTCCCCTTGCACTAGTCACCATAGGTGGATTCCTGGCAAACCAACCAAAAACTGCTGTCGAATGGAGAAAAATGAATGACCATATCAGTGCTGAGTTGGAGATGAATCCAGAACTTGAGATCATAAAAGCAATCCTTATGAAAAGCTATGATGGTTTACCCTATTACCTCAAGGCTTGTTTCTTGTATCTGGCCATCTTTCCTGAAGACCAGCAGATTGCACGGAGACGCTTAGTTCGTCGGTGGATTGCAGAGGGTTACTCAAGTAAGGTGCGTGGCAAGTCTGTGGAGGAAGTATTGGACTCTTACTTCATGGAACTCATAAGCAGGAGCATGATCTTACCATCTCAACAGTCAATTCATAGTAGGAAAGGAATTGACTCCTGCCATGTGCATGATCTCATTCGTGAAATTGCCATCTCAAAGTCTATGGAGGAAAATCTTGTTTTCACATTGGAGGAAGGGTGCAGTTTGAACAACCAAGGCATAGTGCGTCATCTTGCTGTAAGCAGCAACTGGAAAGGGGATCAGTGTGAGTTTGAGAATTTGGTAGACTTGTCCCGTATACGATCATTGACTGTATTTGGAAATTGGAGGCCATTTTACATTTCTGATAAGATGAGGTTGCTCCGAGTGCTGGATTTGGAAGGCCAGTGGGATCTAGTTGATCATCATCTTGAGCACATTGGGAAGCTTGTACATCTTAGATATCTTTCTCTAAGGGGACATTATAATATATTTCACCTGCCAAATTCATTGGGGAACCTGAGACAACTCCAGACACTAGATATTTCAGGTACCAGCATAATGAAGCTACCAAGGACCATCATCAAGATTGAGAAGATGCAACGCATTCTTGCTAGTGGTGTAGGACAGTATCATTTTGATATATATCAACGTGCAAATAAGTGGTCCCTAAAGAGTTTACCTTTATATTCAGTGCGTTGTTGTGTGGCATGTTGTGCACCTAATAGGCTGGGAAGGCAATTTAAACTTAACGATGGTGCACTTAACAGGCGTGATGTATGCACTGCGTTCTGTTGTAGCATATTACCTTATTATGTGGCAGGAGGACGAAATCCAGGTACTGTTGAAGTGCCAAGTGGGATTTGGAAACTGAAGACCCTGCATACACTTGGTACCGTGGACATATCAGTGGGGAGGACTGTTCTCCAAGATATAAAAAGGCTGACCCGGTTACGCAAGTTAGGATTGGCAGGCATCAACAAGAGAAACAGTCAAGAGTTGTGTTCAGCAATTGCTTGTCTCAACAGCCTGGAGTCATTGTCACTGCAATCACATGGAGAGACAGGTTTATCAGGCTGCTTGGATGGCATGTCGTCACCTCCAGAAAACCTGCAGAGCCTCAAGTTATACGGCAACCTGGATAAACTGCCGGAGTGGATCCAGGGGCTCAAAAATCTGGTGAAGCTGAAGCTAGAGTGGTTGAGTATATCGGAGCATGATGTGGCCATGCAAGTCCTTGGGAATCTACCAAACCTGGCCACCCTACGTCTATTGGGTTGCTCGTTCAGTGGTGAAGAGGTTCGTTTCAGTTTATGTGGGGATGCATTCCCGACACTGAAGGTGCTAGAGCTGAATTGCGTAAGGAACCTCAAGTCGGTGGAATTTGAAGAAGGAGCAGCCCCTAAGCTTGAGTTGCTGCAGTATTCTAAACTGAGCAGTGACAGTGTTAGGTTGTTCTGTGGGTTACCACTTCTCCCAAGCCTCAAGGAATTTATGCTTGATTGGAGGGACTGGCATGATACAGAGTTGGGGGAGTACTTGCGTGGCCAGCTCGCAGAGAATGAAAACCGGCCCGTTTTGAAGATGTGGGATCCGAAATCCTAG